Below is a window of Candidatus Paceibacterota bacterium DNA.
GAAATGCTTCAGCTTCAGTTTTCTTTCCAGTACCGTTTTTGGTAATGAGCATGAGAGAAAGGTCGCTCTTTTTGAGTTCCTTTGGCATAGCTAGGACCGATGTAACTTTTTCACCTTGTTCAAGTGAAATGTAGTTCATGATCGACTTACCCTTTGTTGCACGGCGCCCTTCTGGGAATTCGTACATCTTGATTTGGTATGCCTTTCCACGGTTTGTGAAGAAGAGTACGTCGTTATGTGTTGAGGCTGTTAGGAAGTGTGTGACAAAGTCTTCTTCCTTTGTATCAAGATCAACCACCCCAACACCTCCACGCTTCTGCTTTCGATATTCTTCTGGAGCAGTTCGCTTTACGTATCCACCTGATGTAAGCACAAGGATAGTTTCTTGATCAGGTACCAAATCTTCGAGTGACAATTGTTTTGCTTCACCCTTGATGATTTTTGTACGACGCTCATCACCGAATTTTTCTTTAATCTCCGCGAGTTCCTTTGAGATAACCTGACGAATCTTCTTGTTGCTTGAAAGAAGTTCCTTAAGTGCTCTGATGAGTGCCTGTACCTCAGCGAGTTCTTCTTCGATTTTCTTTCGCTCAAGACCAGCAAGTTTCTGGAGACGCATTTCAAGAATTGCTGTTGCTTGTCTCTCTGAAAACTTAAACTCCTTCATGAGCGCAGCGTGCGCAGCCGGCACGTCTTTTGATGCACGAATTAACTTGATGATTGCATCTATATGATCCAGAGCTTTCTTGAGACCCAATAGAATATGTTCTCGTTCTTCAGCTTTTCGAAGATCAAATTCTGTGCGACGTCGAACTACAATTTCACGGTGCGTGATGAACTCTTGAAGTACTGTCTTGATTGAAAGTGTCTGTGGAACACCGTGAACAAGCGCTACGAGGTTGTAGTGGAATGTTTCTTCGAGCTGTGTGTGTTTGTATAAATAGTTGAGAACCGCTTGTGGATTTGCAGAGCCCTTAAGTTCGATCACAACGCGAATGTCAGACGTTGATTCATCTCGCATTTCTTTAATTCCTTCGAGCTTTTTATCTCGAACATGGTTTGCGATGTTTTCAATGAGGTCTGACTTGTTCACACGGTATGGGATCGAAGTGATGACAATCTGGAATGATCCAGACTTTGTTTCAATAATTTCAGCTTCACCACGAACAACGACACCACCTTTTCCAGTACTTGATGCATGCTTGATATCGTTTGCACTAAAGGCAATACCTCCTGTTGGAAAATCAGGGCCTTTAATAAATTGCAACAAATCTTCAGTTGATGCGTCGTCGTTATCAATCAAATGTTGTGTCGCATCAATAACCTCGGTGAGGTTGTGTGGAGGAATGTTTGTTGCCATTCCCACAGCAATACCAAGAGTTCCATTGAGTAGCAGGTTTGGAACTGCAGTTGGCATAAGGGACGGCTCACGCTTCGTTGCATCGAAGTTTGGCTTCCAGTCAACAGTTTCTTTTTCAATATCTCGAAGTATTTCAGCAGAAAGACGGCTCATTTTTGCCTCGGTATACCTATATGCAGCTGGCGGATCAC
It encodes the following:
- the gyrA gene encoding DNA gyrase subunit A, with translation MKKNQNDTPKEEYKRPEGERGVVSRSITQEMRDSYLDYAMSVITARALPDVRDGLKPVHRRILFSMHEKGLTATAKFRKSATVVGDVLGNYHPHGDAAVYDSMVKMAQPFSFRYPLVLGQGNFGSIDGDPPAAYRYTEAKMSRLSAEILRDIEKETVDWKPNFDATKREPSLMPTAVPNLLLNGTLGIAVGMATNIPPHNLTEVIDATQHLIDNDDASTEDLLQFIKGPDFPTGGIAFSANDIKHASSTGKGGVVVRGEAEIIETKSGSFQIVITSIPYRVNKSDLIENIANHVRDKKLEGIKEMRDESTSDIRVVIELKGSANPQAVLNYLYKHTQLEETFHYNLVALVHGVPQTLSIKTVLQEFITHREIVVRRRTEFDLRKAEEREHILLGLKKALDHIDAIIKLIRASKDVPAAHAALMKEFKFSERQATAILEMRLQKLAGLERKKIEEELAEVQALIRALKELLSSNKKIRQVISKELAEIKEKFGDERRTKIIKGEAKQLSLEDLVPDQETILVLTSGGYVKRTAPEEYRKQKRGGVGVVDLDTKEEDFVTHFLTASTHNDVLFFTNRGKAYQIKMYEFPEGRRATKGKSIMNYISLEQGEKVTSVLAMPKELKKSDLSLMLITKNGTGKKTEAEAFHDVRRNGIIAIKLVSGDELISAVFVEKGDTVSVVTEGGQSIRFDEDDIREMGRAAAGVRAMSVDKDDAVIAADVIKKDAKNVEILVVTQNGYGKKTAAKEYKVQGRGGSGIKTADVTSKTGKIINAKVISDPDAELVAMSKKSQVIRVDSTEIPSLGRQTQGVRIMKLRDGDALAAAVVL